The proteins below are encoded in one region of Fibrella aestuarina BUZ 2:
- a CDS encoding ATP-binding protein, producing the protein MKPAYDVTNCDQEPIQWPGFIQSHGYLLALDPTTFTIWQASENIEVITHQPAADLIGKPIVDVSFGDQPGTLMQHLLTLAMQYNSLESFNPYQVTINGRTWYILLHLHDGALILEMEPVNTEKGIFSVTMPILLSQTMSETQRSHSISSLFSKIAPKIKEITGFERVMIYRFSEDWHGEVIAEAREAHLEPFLGLHYPASDIPKQAREMYKINLVRSVVDVQEHHVPLYPVNYAQHNRPLDLTHASLRAVSLLHIEYLKNMGVRSSMSISLIYRGELWGLIACHHYSGPRFIDYPTRQSVKLISQLLSTALEIRKDDDDADFAQQLQNHEQTLYHQMLGDWDVVQGLTKHSTTVLDMNTATGAALMFEGKLYTLGDTPPDDEIVNLVSWLKTTSTETVFQTNQLPNLYPAAEAYRDRASGLLAMMLSREMDEYLLWFKPEQIQTVLWGGNPEKPVTIDEKGEGRISPRKSFDKWAELVRNKSVPWRQVEVSVALRLREDLLQLVTQKANQIRALNEQLRLAYEELEAFSYTVSHDLRTPLSSIKSYLEIYQEDYGDRMDDGAKGLFGKVVKASDRMSMLIRNVMHYSRTSRNEITVERLTMPSLLHQIQDELQVALAGSGHQVTISIGETPDLYGDHTMVTQVFSNLMSNAVKYSRHVDKPHVSVQGQENEHEIIYSVTDNGIGIDMRQAGKVFELFKRLDSAADYEGYGVGLAIVKRIMSRHRGKVWFNSTPYQATTFYVSFPKIAQ; encoded by the coding sequence ATGAAACCCGCGTACGACGTAACCAATTGTGATCAGGAGCCGATTCAATGGCCTGGCTTTATTCAGTCACACGGGTATCTGCTGGCGCTTGACCCCACCACGTTCACCATCTGGCAAGCCAGCGAAAACATTGAGGTAATTACGCATCAGCCCGCCGCCGACCTTATCGGGAAGCCGATTGTGGATGTTTCTTTCGGCGACCAGCCAGGTACGTTGATGCAGCACCTGCTGACGCTGGCCATGCAGTACAATTCGCTCGAATCGTTCAACCCTTATCAGGTGACGATCAACGGGCGCACCTGGTACATCCTGCTCCACCTGCACGATGGCGCGCTGATTCTGGAAATGGAGCCGGTCAATACCGAGAAAGGCATTTTTTCGGTGACGATGCCCATTTTGCTGTCGCAGACCATGAGCGAAACGCAGCGCAGCCACTCGATCAGCTCACTGTTCAGCAAAATTGCGCCAAAGATCAAAGAGATCACGGGTTTCGAACGGGTGATGATTTACCGCTTCAGCGAAGACTGGCATGGCGAGGTGATTGCCGAAGCGCGCGAAGCCCACCTGGAACCGTTTCTGGGATTGCACTACCCGGCCTCCGACATTCCGAAGCAGGCGCGGGAGATGTACAAGATTAACCTGGTGCGCAGCGTGGTCGATGTGCAGGAACACCACGTACCGCTCTACCCGGTCAACTACGCCCAGCACAACCGCCCGCTTGATCTGACGCACGCCAGCCTTCGGGCTGTCTCGCTGCTGCACATCGAATACCTCAAAAACATGGGCGTGCGGTCGAGCATGAGCATTTCGCTCATCTACCGGGGTGAATTGTGGGGGCTCATCGCCTGCCATCACTACAGCGGTCCACGGTTTATCGATTACCCCACCCGGCAGTCGGTCAAGCTGATCAGTCAGCTGCTTTCGACGGCGCTCGAAATCCGGAAAGACGACGACGATGCCGATTTTGCGCAGCAGCTGCAAAATCACGAGCAGACCCTGTACCACCAAATGCTGGGCGACTGGGATGTGGTGCAGGGGCTGACCAAGCACAGCACGACGGTGCTCGACATGAACACGGCCACCGGGGCCGCCCTGATGTTTGAAGGTAAGCTGTACACCCTCGGCGACACACCACCCGACGACGAGATCGTGAATCTGGTATCGTGGTTAAAAACAACCTCGACCGAAACGGTTTTCCAGACCAATCAGCTACCCAACCTGTACCCCGCCGCCGAGGCCTACCGCGACCGGGCCTCGGGCCTGCTGGCGATGATGCTTTCCCGCGAAATGGACGAGTACCTGCTGTGGTTTAAGCCCGAGCAGATCCAGACGGTCTTGTGGGGTGGCAATCCCGAAAAGCCCGTTACCATTGATGAGAAAGGCGAAGGCCGGATTAGCCCCCGCAAGAGCTTCGATAAATGGGCCGAGCTGGTTCGGAATAAATCGGTGCCGTGGCGGCAGGTAGAGGTGTCGGTGGCGCTCCGGCTGCGCGAAGACCTGCTCCAGCTGGTTACGCAGAAAGCCAACCAGATTCGGGCGCTCAACGAGCAGCTGCGGCTGGCCTATGAAGAGCTGGAAGCGTTCAGCTACACGGTGTCGCATGACCTGCGCACGCCACTGTCGTCGATAAAGAGCTATCTCGAAATCTACCAGGAAGATTATGGCGACCGGATGGACGACGGGGCGAAGGGGCTGTTCGGTAAAGTGGTGAAAGCCTCAGACCGGATGAGCATGCTGATTCGGAACGTGATGCACTACTCGCGTACGAGCCGGAACGAGATTACGGTGGAACGACTGACGATGCCGTCGTTGCTGCATCAGATTCAGGATGAGCTACAGGTTGCGCTGGCTGGCAGCGGCCATCAGGTGACCATCAGCATCGGCGAAACCCCCGACTTATACGGCGACCACACGATGGTAACCCAGGTATTCAGCAATTTGATGTCGAACGCCGTTAAGTATTCGCGGCATGTCGACAAGCCACATGTGAGCGTGCAGGGCCAGGAAAACGAACACGAAATCATTTATTCGGTTACTGATAATGGTATCGGTATCGACATGAGGCAGGCAGGCAAGGTATTTGAGCTGTTTAAACGACTCGATTCGGCCGCCGACTACGAAGGGTACGGCGTAGGGCTGGCCATTGTGAAGCGAATCATGAGCCGCCACCGGGGTAAGGTATGGTTTAATAGCACACCTTATCAGGCCACCACGTTCTATGTCTCATTTCCTAAAATAGCTCAGTAA
- a CDS encoding DedA family protein: MDVIKSLIDFLLHLDKFLDAWANDYGVLLYAILFLIVFTETGLIVMPLLPGDSLLFAAGALAARDTNDLSVGVIIPLLIVAALLGDNVNYFVGKKLGTQIKMRERILFFKREYITETEKFYEKHGGRTVILARFIPIVRTIAPFVAGAGSMNYGTYIRYCIAGAVLWVVSISLLGYFFGNIPFVQKNFEIVVFGIVGLSVMPIIVQFLKAKLTRGAA, from the coding sequence ATGGACGTAATCAAATCCCTCATCGATTTCCTGCTTCACCTCGATAAGTTTCTCGATGCGTGGGCCAACGACTACGGCGTACTGCTGTATGCCATTCTGTTTCTGATCGTGTTCACCGAAACGGGACTGATTGTGATGCCGCTGCTCCCCGGCGACTCGCTGCTGTTTGCGGCTGGTGCGCTGGCGGCCCGCGATACCAACGACCTGAGCGTTGGCGTGATTATTCCGCTCCTGATCGTGGCTGCGCTGCTGGGCGACAACGTCAATTACTTCGTTGGGAAGAAGCTGGGCACACAGATCAAAATGCGCGAACGAATTCTGTTCTTCAAACGCGAGTACATCACCGAAACCGAGAAATTCTACGAAAAGCACGGTGGCCGGACGGTCATTCTGGCGCGGTTTATTCCCATCGTTCGCACGATCGCGCCGTTTGTAGCTGGCGCCGGCAGCATGAACTACGGAACGTATATCCGTTACTGTATAGCTGGTGCGGTGTTGTGGGTGGTGAGTATTTCGCTACTGGGTTATTTCTTCGGTAACATTCCGTTCGTCCAGAAGAACTTCGAAATCGTTGTTTTCGGGATCGTCGGGTTGTCGGTGATGCCCATTATTGTACAATTCCTGAAAGCCAAACTTACCCGCGGCGCAGCCTAA
- a CDS encoding phosphosulfolactate synthase, translating to MNYTLTQIPDRTLKPRDKGLTMVMDKGLSVREVEDMLSVSADHIDIVKLGWATSFVTPNLQQKLDTYRSAGIPVYFGGTLFEAFVVRNQFDDYRRLLDKYDLKHAEVSDGSIDMDPDVKCGYIRTLSEQVTVLSEVGSKDEAKIIPPYKWIKLMTAELEAGAWKVIGEAREGGTVGLFRSSGEVRQGLVEEILTQVPFEKIIWEAPQKEQQVWFVKLLGANVNVGNIAPNEIIPLETIRLGLRGDTFTHFLDKA from the coding sequence ATGAACTATACATTAACCCAGATTCCTGACCGCACCCTGAAGCCCCGCGACAAGGGCCTTACCATGGTTATGGACAAGGGCCTCAGCGTCCGCGAAGTAGAAGATATGCTGTCGGTTTCGGCCGATCACATCGATATCGTTAAGCTCGGCTGGGCTACGTCATTTGTTACGCCCAACCTGCAGCAAAAGCTGGATACCTACCGGTCGGCCGGGATTCCCGTCTACTTCGGGGGTACGTTGTTCGAGGCGTTTGTTGTTCGTAATCAGTTTGACGACTACCGCCGACTGCTCGACAAATACGACCTGAAACACGCCGAAGTGTCGGATGGCTCGATCGACATGGACCCAGATGTGAAGTGTGGGTATATCCGCACGCTGTCGGAGCAGGTGACGGTGTTGTCGGAGGTGGGGTCGAAAGACGAAGCCAAGATCATTCCGCCCTACAAGTGGATCAAGCTGATGACGGCCGAACTCGAAGCGGGCGCCTGGAAGGTGATCGGCGAGGCGCGCGAAGGCGGTACAGTTGGGTTGTTCCGGTCGAGCGGCGAAGTTCGGCAGGGGCTGGTCGAAGAGATTCTGACGCAGGTTCCGTTTGAGAAGATCATCTGGGAGGCTCCCCAGAAAGAGCAGCAGGTCTGGTTTGTCAAGCTGCTGGGTGCCAATGTGAACGTCGGCAATATTGCGCCCAACGAGATTATCCCGCTGGAAACCATCCGGCTGGGGCTGCGGGGCGATACGTTCACGCATTTTCTGGATAAAGCCTAA
- a CDS encoding PaaI family thioesterase yields MDVNTRLSVFQALVGQPMTQSPSGVGRWLAGTLQTAEEGRMVATYLIRDDMVNPMQVLHGGAASAILDDLCGLTVFALGREFGYTSVNLNMDFLNPARLGETLTAEAIVTRAGRNIVHVEGRITNEAGKLIAKCSTNLVQTGVKL; encoded by the coding sequence ATGGATGTTAACACACGACTTTCGGTTTTTCAGGCGCTGGTGGGGCAACCCATGACGCAGTCGCCATCGGGTGTGGGCCGATGGCTGGCCGGTACCCTGCAAACGGCCGAGGAAGGGCGCATGGTGGCCACGTACCTGATCCGCGACGACATGGTCAATCCCATGCAGGTGTTGCATGGCGGCGCGGCATCGGCCATTCTCGACGACCTGTGCGGGCTAACCGTTTTTGCCCTGGGGCGCGAATTCGGCTACACGTCGGTCAACCTGAACATGGATTTTCTGAATCCGGCGCGGCTGGGCGAAACCCTTACCGCCGAGGCCATCGTGACACGGGCGGGCCGTAACATCGTTCATGTGGAGGGGCGCATTACCAACGAAGCGGGTAAACTCATCGCCAAATGCAGTACCAATCTGGTGCAGACGGGCGTGAAACTGTAA
- the rplU gene encoding 50S ribosomal protein L21, whose amino-acid sequence MYAIVEIAGQQFKIEKGRYIYTHRLSGEVDAALASDQVKVLLVDNAGTITVGAPTVTGATVSATILEHLKGEKVIVFKKKRRKGYKKKNGHRQYLTKLQINDITI is encoded by the coding sequence ATGTACGCAATCGTAGAGATCGCAGGGCAGCAATTTAAAATCGAGAAGGGCCGCTATATATACACTCACCGGTTGAGTGGAGAGGTGGACGCTGCACTTGCCTCCGACCAGGTGAAAGTTCTCCTGGTTGACAACGCGGGTACGATTACCGTTGGTGCTCCCACAGTTACAGGGGCCACGGTTTCGGCCACCATTCTCGAACACCTCAAGGGCGAGAAGGTAATCGTCTTCAAAAAGAAGCGTCGGAAAGGCTACAAGAAGAAAAACGGCCACCGTCAGTACCTGACCAAATTGCAGATTAACGATATCACGATCTAA
- the rpmA gene encoding 50S ribosomal protein L27: MAHKKGVGSSKNGRDSISKRLGVKIFGGQAAIAGNIIIRQRGTKHHPGKNVGLGRDHTLFALVDGTVSFTKGRDKRSVVNVVPAEAVAVAAE, from the coding sequence ATGGCACACAAGAAAGGCGTCGGTAGTTCGAAGAACGGCCGTGACAGCATCAGCAAGCGACTGGGCGTCAAAATTTTCGGTGGTCAGGCGGCCATCGCGGGTAACATCATCATCCGTCAGCGTGGTACCAAACACCACCCTGGCAAAAACGTAGGGCTTGGCCGCGATCATACGCTGTTTGCCCTCGTTGACGGCACCGTAAGCTTCACCAAAGGCCGCGACAAGCGTTCGGTGGTGAACGTGGTTCCAGCAGAAGCCGTTGCGGTAGCTGCTGAATAA
- a CDS encoding TerC family protein encodes MDQLFSAEALVSLLTLTFLEIVLGIDNIIFISIAANKLAPADQPKARNIGLLLAMLFRVALLFGISVLISLSKPFTHIDAGWFVAAPTGQSLILFVGGLFLLYKATSEIHHKLEGDPQADEVNASDKKTGQSSVGSVVTQIAIINIVFSIDSILTAVGLTQNIAVMIAAVVLSVLIMMFFAGPVGRFVNDHPSIQMLGLAFLIMIGFMLIAEGAHLSEVVFFNTPVGTVPKGYLYFAIAFSLLVEFLNMKLRKNQKPVHMRGYEDQAEREGII; translated from the coding sequence ATGGATCAACTCTTCTCCGCAGAAGCCCTTGTCAGCCTGCTGACGCTTACCTTCCTGGAAATCGTTCTGGGGATTGATAACATCATCTTCATCTCCATTGCGGCCAATAAGCTCGCGCCAGCCGATCAGCCCAAGGCGCGTAACATCGGGTTGTTGTTGGCCATGCTGTTTCGGGTAGCCCTGCTGTTTGGCATCTCGGTACTTATTTCGCTCAGCAAACCGTTTACCCATATCGATGCAGGTTGGTTTGTGGCGGCCCCCACCGGCCAAAGCCTCATCCTGTTTGTGGGTGGCCTGTTTCTGCTCTACAAAGCCACGTCGGAAATCCACCACAAACTGGAGGGTGACCCGCAGGCCGACGAGGTGAACGCCAGCGATAAAAAGACAGGCCAATCGAGTGTCGGCAGCGTGGTTACGCAGATCGCCATCATCAACATTGTCTTCTCAATCGACTCTATCCTGACCGCCGTTGGGCTCACGCAGAACATCGCCGTCATGATTGCCGCCGTCGTGCTTTCTGTGTTGATCATGATGTTCTTTGCCGGCCCCGTAGGCCGCTTCGTCAATGATCACCCAAGCATTCAGATGCTGGGGCTGGCTTTTCTGATCATGATCGGCTTTATGCTGATTGCCGAAGGCGCTCACCTGTCGGAAGTGGTATTCTTTAACACGCCGGTGGGTACGGTACCCAAAGGATACCTTTACTTTGCCATCGCATTCTCGCTGCTGGTCGAGTTCCTGAACATGAAGCTCCGCAAAAACCAGAAGCCTGTTCACATGCGTGGTTATGAAGATCAGGCTGAGCGGGAAGGCATTATCTAA
- a CDS encoding NADH-quinone oxidoreductase subunit N, whose translation MSLTDQLQDILNSLGGFGPEAWLAFAFCALLIAELVLLRRSSELVTRQWLSAKTLVVLLVACGLSLMQESRGPLFQSLLFLDNQAVFFKIVVAVGAIGVVLWETGSQRTARRLPTEWYAILIGMVLGLFLLTMAVNLLAIYLAIELVSISSYLLTGLAADRKASEGGLKYLLFGAVSSAVMLYGMSLLYGLTGTLDITSTVFGIELAKNGTVALVALLLTTAGVLFKLSAVPFHIWTPDAYEAAPIPVAAFFSIGPKAAALLVLMRLLTALPIGDVQTPLAVVALAGILIGNLSALRQTDAKRLLAYSTIAQAGFLLVGVIALSEAGFDAATFYAATYLFITLAAFFLIDALAPASAATSGSFRIADFAGRYKASPILAIALVVVALALTGLPPTVGFTAKYLSFTALFGAYQTTGNPWLLWLFGLGLANAVISLFYYLKIPFLLFFRPPVANVPGADVPVRLVALQWVALALMLPPVVLLFLKPDWLLQVIASL comes from the coding sequence ATGAGTCTTACCGATCAACTACAGGACATTCTCAACAGCCTGGGCGGCTTCGGCCCCGAAGCATGGCTGGCTTTTGCGTTCTGCGCTTTGCTGATAGCCGAACTGGTCTTGCTGCGGCGCAGTAGTGAACTGGTCACCCGGCAGTGGCTATCGGCTAAAACGTTGGTTGTGTTGCTCGTTGCCTGCGGGCTCTCGCTGATGCAGGAAAGTCGGGGGCCGCTGTTTCAGAGCCTGCTTTTCCTCGATAATCAGGCTGTCTTTTTCAAGATCGTCGTCGCGGTGGGTGCCATCGGCGTCGTGTTGTGGGAAACTGGCAGCCAACGCACCGCCCGACGGCTTCCCACCGAATGGTACGCCATCTTGATCGGCATGGTGTTGGGGTTATTTCTGCTGACGATGGCCGTAAATCTGCTGGCCATTTACCTGGCGATCGAACTGGTGTCAATCAGCTCTTATCTGCTTACGGGGCTGGCCGCCGACCGAAAGGCCTCGGAAGGCGGGCTGAAATACCTGCTCTTTGGGGCGGTCAGTTCGGCCGTTATGCTCTACGGCATGTCGCTGCTGTATGGCCTCACCGGTACCCTCGATATCACCAGCACCGTATTCGGCATCGAACTCGCCAAGAATGGCACGGTAGCGCTGGTAGCCCTGCTGCTGACCACCGCAGGCGTGCTGTTTAAACTATCGGCGGTGCCTTTTCACATCTGGACACCCGACGCCTACGAAGCCGCCCCTATTCCCGTCGCGGCCTTTTTCTCAATCGGCCCCAAAGCGGCGGCGCTCCTGGTGCTGATGCGCCTGCTCACGGCCCTACCCATCGGCGACGTGCAGACGCCACTCGCGGTAGTGGCGCTGGCCGGTATCCTGATCGGTAATTTGTCGGCACTACGCCAGACCGACGCCAAACGGCTGTTAGCCTATTCAACGATTGCGCAGGCTGGTTTTTTGCTCGTTGGGGTCATTGCCCTGAGCGAAGCGGGCTTTGACGCCGCTACGTTCTACGCGGCAACGTACCTGTTCATTACGCTGGCCGCATTTTTCCTGATCGATGCGCTGGCGCCAGCGAGCGCGGCTACGTCGGGCTCGTTTCGCATCGCCGACTTTGCAGGGCGTTATAAAGCCTCCCCGATCCTGGCAATAGCTCTGGTAGTGGTCGCGCTCGCGCTGACGGGCCTCCCCCCGACGGTCGGCTTTACCGCTAAGTATCTTTCGTTTACGGCCTTGTTCGGGGCGTATCAGACCACCGGCAATCCTTGGCTGCTTTGGCTCTTTGGCCTCGGGCTGGCCAACGCGGTTATCTCGCTATTCTATTACCTCAAAATTCCTTTCCTGCTGTTCTTCCGGCCGCCCGTAGCCAACGTACCTGGCGCCGACGTACCTGTCCGGCTGGTCGCCCTGCAATGGGTGGCGTTGGCCCTGATGCTTCCGCCCGTTGTGCTGCTGTTTCTGAAACCAGACTGGCTGCTGCAAGTAATTGCCAGTCTTTAA
- a CDS encoding CBU_0592 family membrane protein, translating into MLHYTIETLGWVASILIVGAYFLNIQGRLDAKDPRYVWANLIGGLFFVVNTWYHGAYPSALVNVVWVLIAVFSLSVRARRGGGADSASAK; encoded by the coding sequence ATGCTCCACTATACCATCGAGACCCTGGGCTGGGTCGCTTCCATCCTGATTGTGGGTGCCTACTTCCTGAACATACAGGGGCGGCTCGACGCGAAAGATCCGCGCTATGTATGGGCCAACCTGATTGGGGGGTTGTTTTTTGTGGTCAACACCTGGTACCACGGGGCCTATCCGTCGGCCCTTGTCAATGTCGTGTGGGTGCTGATCGCGGTCTTTTCGCTCAGTGTGCGTGCGCGGCGCGGTGGTGGCGCAGATTCAGCAAGTGCGAAGTAA
- a CDS encoding MerC domain-containing protein, which produces MKADVVDRKADYIGITGSILCIIHCLAAPALVVTSNLLQRDGVLQAGFLGLDYAFIAVNIVAVYFATRQHTTPAIRFALWAFLALFGVCLLLEDVSPVFEYVAYAASAGLVTSHLLNLRHHRAAHAH; this is translated from the coding sequence ATGAAGGCAGACGTGGTAGACAGAAAAGCAGACTATATCGGCATCACCGGTTCCATCCTGTGCATTATTCATTGCCTGGCTGCACCCGCTTTGGTTGTTACGTCGAATCTGTTGCAGCGTGATGGCGTGCTGCAAGCGGGCTTCCTGGGCCTCGACTATGCGTTTATCGCGGTGAACATCGTGGCCGTTTACTTTGCCACGCGCCAGCACACGACGCCTGCTATCCGGTTCGCCCTGTGGGCTTTCCTGGCGCTGTTTGGCGTTTGCCTGCTGCTGGAAGATGTCAGTCCGGTGTTTGAGTATGTCGCCTACGCCGCCTCGGCGGGCTTGGTTACTTCGCACTTGCTGAATCTGCGCCACCACCGCGCCGCGCACGCACACTGA
- a CDS encoding RagB/SusD family nutrient uptake outer membrane protein — translation MKKKLMLTSLAVVLSLSACTDKLELQPRQSIDAATALSDAQAVESAIIGSYGILGGGALYGTNFNLLSELQGSEGYVSWRGTFASYREVANKTYTNANAEAQRTWLAAYGAINNVNGVLNALNVVTDADQKSTLEGEARFIRGILFFELVRYYALPWGATSGNTQLGIPLVLTPSSDVNQANTQTPRSTVAQTYTQVIDDLTKAASLLPDDNGTRADRYTALAFLARVYLQQGNYAAALAAANSVITSGYYRLNPSVTSIFRNRNTQESIFEIQQNDQNNAGTANDGLTTFYASIPTAGGGRIGRSDVRIISTFVNSYAATDARRTELLYVGALGGASQYYTGKFTDFGANIPVIRLAEMYLIRAEANLQLGSATGASPLADVNLIRARAGVAPLTGTLTLAQIVQERRWELAFEGLRIHDIKRLRLSTGTFAWNAPKLVFPIPKREIDVNPAIVQNEGY, via the coding sequence ATGAAAAAGAAACTCATGTTAACCAGTCTGGCGGTGGTGCTGTCGCTGTCGGCCTGTACGGATAAACTGGAATTGCAACCCCGGCAAAGTATCGACGCCGCCACCGCCCTGAGCGATGCGCAAGCGGTTGAATCGGCTATTATCGGCTCGTACGGCATTCTGGGCGGAGGGGCACTGTATGGAACAAACTTCAACTTGTTGTCCGAGTTGCAGGGTTCCGAGGGGTATGTTTCCTGGCGGGGTACGTTTGCCAGTTACCGCGAGGTAGCCAACAAGACGTATACCAATGCCAATGCCGAAGCGCAACGTACCTGGCTAGCGGCGTATGGGGCAATCAATAACGTCAACGGAGTGCTCAATGCATTGAACGTCGTAACCGACGCCGATCAGAAGAGCACGCTGGAAGGCGAAGCCCGCTTTATCCGGGGCATTCTGTTCTTTGAACTGGTTCGCTATTACGCCTTACCGTGGGGAGCTACCTCAGGCAATACGCAGTTGGGTATTCCACTCGTTTTGACACCGAGTAGCGATGTAAATCAGGCAAATACACAAACGCCGCGGTCAACCGTTGCCCAGACGTATACGCAGGTAATCGATGACCTGACTAAGGCCGCGTCGCTGCTTCCTGACGACAATGGCACCCGGGCGGACCGCTATACGGCGTTGGCCTTTCTGGCGCGGGTATATCTGCAACAGGGAAATTATGCGGCTGCACTGGCGGCAGCCAACAGCGTGATTACGTCGGGCTACTATCGGCTCAACCCTAGCGTGACCTCGATTTTCCGGAACCGGAATACGCAAGAGAGTATCTTCGAAATTCAGCAGAATGACCAAAACAACGCCGGAACGGCCAATGACGGTTTGACGACGTTCTATGCCAGTATCCCGACCGCAGGCGGTGGGCGTATTGGCCGTAGTGACGTGCGGATTATCTCGACGTTTGTTAACAGCTACGCTGCTACGGACGCCCGCCGCACGGAACTTCTCTATGTGGGCGCTTTGGGCGGCGCAAGTCAGTACTATACCGGTAAGTTTACTGATTTCGGAGCTAATATTCCCGTTATCCGCCTGGCCGAAATGTACCTGATCCGGGCCGAAGCGAACCTGCAACTAGGTTCGGCTACAGGCGCTTCGCCGCTAGCCGATGTCAACCTGATCCGGGCCCGGGCTGGTGTGGCCCCGCTCACAGGTACGTTGACGTTGGCCCAAATCGTGCAGGAGCGCCGGTGGGAGTTGGCTTTTGAGGGCCTCCGTATCCACGACATCAAGCGCCTGCGCCTGTCGACAGGTACGTTTGCCTGGAACGCCCCCAAGCTGGTCTTCCCCATTCCCAAGCGCGAAATCGACGTAAACCCGGCGATTGTGCAAAATGAGGGGTACTAA